A window of Shewanella mesophila contains these coding sequences:
- a CDS encoding tetratricopeptide repeat protein, with amino-acid sequence MDRIRLRTLIAIFALLLAACSSTPKKEEHQGNEQIIAIQSQAERAYKLAMLDQAESLYLQVLQSVPNYAPAWFRLGNIYTRTSRHEAAISAYMRCIELEPNNQKAWYNMGLVRIKQSTNVLTSASGQGDKNSPVGRQIRALLDALNQLQSQPQAEAQAQASL; translated from the coding sequence ATGGACAGAATAAGGTTGCGCACACTCATCGCCATATTTGCCCTTTTACTGGCAGCATGCTCTTCAACTCCAAAAAAGGAGGAGCATCAAGGTAATGAGCAGATCATCGCGATTCAGTCTCAAGCTGAGCGAGCCTATAAGTTAGCCATGCTAGATCAAGCTGAGAGTCTCTACTTACAGGTTCTGCAAAGTGTTCCTAACTATGCCCCAGCCTGGTTTAGGCTCGGAAATATCTACACTCGCACCAGTCGCCATGAGGCGGCGATCTCGGCCTATATGCGTTGCATAGAACTTGAGCCTAACAATCAAAAAGCTTGGTATAACATGGGATTGGTTCGCATTAAGCAATCGACTAATGTGTTGACAAGTGCCAGCGGCCAAGGCGATAAAAATTCACCTGTTGGACGTCAAATTCGAGCACTACTCGATGCATTGAATCAACTGCAGAGCCAACCTCAAGCCGAGGCACAGGCACAGGCATCACTATGA
- a CDS encoding DUF192 domain-containing protein codes for MKKSTITTPKGHAISEVFIANTPWLRLRGLLGRRPLSSEQGLLISPCNSVHTIGMRYPLDIVYLNKHNKVLKVTRDLKPWRSSACRGATTVLELMAGNSSQKQIKPGDTLTWTE; via the coding sequence ATGAAAAAATCAACAATAACCACGCCAAAAGGGCATGCGATATCAGAGGTATTTATCGCAAATACTCCATGGCTAAGACTAAGAGGCTTACTCGGTAGGCGTCCGCTTTCAAGCGAACAAGGGCTGCTTATCTCACCTTGTAACTCAGTACACACCATAGGTATGCGTTATCCACTGGATATCGTTTACCTCAATAAACACAACAAGGTACTTAAAGTCACTAGAGATCTAAAGCCTTGGCGCAGCAGTGCTTGCAGAGGAGCGACCACAGTATTGGAATTAATGGCAGGCAACTCTAGCCAGAAGCAGATCAAACCAGGAGATACGTTAACATGGACAGAATAA
- a CDS encoding TadE/TadG family type IV pilus assembly protein produces MMLQVTRQKGQSMVEFNLALPFLMPIILVAMMLIVQWGFIYASKSTLDAATVSAVRAGTLHHGNIRDIRKGLAQGMMPLFAHGTGMTDTLEALVRAQVAANVQAEIRVLSPDQATFDQFKVRSRYPSGHIYEIPNNNLMYRSPGLKNVGNNRQLNVQDANLLQIEVRWCQKLIVPFANYIIEEIVTSVLYQPSRDQLACNALGLATGDSYLALTSQGLMRMQTPFRM; encoded by the coding sequence ATGATGTTGCAAGTAACTAGGCAGAAAGGCCAAAGCATGGTCGAGTTTAATCTCGCCCTGCCCTTCTTAATGCCTATCATCCTCGTCGCCATGATGTTGATCGTCCAGTGGGGATTTATCTATGCCAGCAAGAGCACCTTAGATGCAGCCACCGTATCGGCGGTGAGAGCAGGAACACTGCATCACGGCAATATCAGAGATATCCGCAAAGGGCTTGCCCAAGGCATGATGCCGCTATTTGCTCACGGCACAGGCATGACTGACACACTTGAGGCTTTGGTTAGGGCGCAAGTAGCTGCGAACGTCCAAGCAGAAATCCGCGTTCTTAGCCCAGATCAAGCCACATTCGATCAATTTAAAGTCAGAAGTAGATACCCTAGTGGCCATATTTACGAGATCCCCAACAATAACTTGATGTATCGAAGTCCCGGCCTCAAAAATGTCGGCAATAATCGCCAGCTCAATGTACAGGATGCCAACTTACTGCAGATTGAAGTGCGCTGGTGTCAAAAACTCATAGTGCCCTTCGCCAATTACATCATAGAGGAGATCGTCACCTCGGTACTTTATCAGCCGAGTCGAGATCAACTTGCCTGTAATGCGCTAGGACTTGCGACTGGCGACAGTTATTTAGCCTTAACTTCTCAAGGGCTGATGCGGATGCAAACGCCATTTCGCATGTAA
- a CDS encoding type II secretion system F family protein gives MVNLIVACFVISVVFLAVSCIRIYRRVPTESREFMDPLSPGLKLIWPLVRLVAFYISENLSVDYLERVSKKLQVSGLSYIMTAEQYFAIRILSTLFALGLAIICSALLDTYVTQYLLLAGVFGYFLPVMTLNDLRKKRQGQIVKSLPVYLDYLTMSIEAGLNMTGALSQAVERGPAGPLRIEFEKVIRDMRAGMSRAQSFRNMANRVQVSEVNSLVSALAQAEKTGASLGQTLRIQSDQRRVERFQRAEKKALEAPVKLVFPLIIFIFPVTFMILAFPILMKFMYEL, from the coding sequence ATGGTCAATCTCATTGTTGCCTGTTTTGTAATTTCCGTCGTCTTTCTCGCGGTTAGTTGCATTAGAATCTATCGCAGAGTACCAACTGAAAGTCGCGAGTTTATGGATCCCCTCTCTCCGGGGTTAAAACTTATTTGGCCGCTTGTCAGGCTGGTCGCTTTTTATATCAGTGAAAACTTAAGTGTTGATTATCTAGAGCGAGTCTCAAAGAAGTTACAAGTATCAGGCTTGTCATACATCATGACGGCCGAGCAATACTTCGCCATTCGTATTTTAAGCACCCTGTTTGCGCTAGGTTTAGCCATTATCTGCAGTGCCTTACTTGACACCTACGTTACTCAATATCTATTACTAGCAGGCGTATTCGGTTACTTCCTCCCAGTAATGACCCTCAACGACCTACGTAAGAAGCGCCAAGGGCAAATAGTTAAAAGCTTACCCGTCTATCTAGACTACTTAACAATGTCGATCGAAGCGGGACTCAACATGACAGGCGCCCTTAGCCAAGCCGTCGAGCGCGGGCCTGCTGGGCCGCTCAGAATCGAATTTGAAAAGGTGATCCGTGATATGCGAGCGGGTATGTCTAGGGCCCAATCGTTTCGTAATATGGCAAACCGAGTTCAAGTATCCGAAGTCAACAGCCTAGTCAGTGCGCTTGCTCAGGCAGAAAAAACCGGCGCCAGCTTGGGTCAAACCTTAAGGATTCAATCGGATCAACGCCGAGTGGAACGTTTTCAACGTGCAGAGAAAAAAGCACTAGAAGCCCCGGTAAAACTGGTATTCCCACTGATCATCTTCATCTTTCCAGTAACCTTTATGATTTTGGCATTCCCGATTTTAATGAAATTTATGTATGAGCTATAA